The DNA window AGGAGAAGTCCATCCGCTCGCCGGAGCGGATCATGGCGTCGGTCCAGCGGCTGATCTCATGCGGGTTCATGCCGTTGAGCAGGATGGCCATGGCGAGCGCGGCCATCTGCTCGTCGGCCACGTCGCCTCGGGTGTAGGCGTCGATCACCCAGTCGATCTGCGCGTCGGTGAGTTCGCCGCGGTCCCGCTTGGTCCGGATGACGGAGATGGCGTCCATGGAGGGGTTCCTTGCTCTGGGGAAGCGCGGAGAGTGCCGCGCCACGGCGGTGCGTCCGGGGGGACGGCCGGGCGCGGCACTCTCCGGGGGTGCGTGCGTTCGGGTGGTTCAGCGGGCGGGTGGTTCAGGGGCCGGGAGGTTCAGGGGCCGGGTGGTTCAGCGGCCGGGAGGTTCAGCGGCCGCTGAGGTGCTCGGGCCCGAAGGCGTCGGGCAGTACCTCGCTCATCGGCCGGATGCCGGACGGCAGGTCGACCAGCAGCTCGGGGCCGCCGTGCTCGTACAGCAGCTGGCGGCAGCGGCCGCACGGCACCAGCCGGTCGCCCTTGCCGTCGCAGCAGCTGAAGGCGACCAGTCGACCGCCGCCGCTGAGCTGGAGGGCGGAGACCAGGCCGCACTCGGCGCAGAGGCCGAGCCCGTACGAGGCGTTCTCCACATTGCAGCCGGTGACCGTGCGGCCGTCGTCGACCAGGGCGGCGGCGCCGACCGGGTAGGAGCTGTAGGGGACGTAGGCATGGCCCATGGCGCCCCGCGCGGCGGCCCGCAGCGCCTCCCAGTCGATGTCCTGACGCGTCGTCACTTGCCCTGTCCTCTGCGGTAGATCGCGCCGTCGGCCTTGGGCATCCGCAGTCGCTGGGAGGCCAGCGAGAGCACCAGCAGGGTGGCGACATACGGGGTGGCGCCCACGAACTCGATCGGCACGGTGTCGGTCATGGCGTACCAGACGAAGAGGGCCACGGCGAAGAACGCGCTGACGGAAGCGGCGATCCACTGCCGCTTGTAGGCCCGCCAGGCGGCCATCAGCACCAGCAGCACGGCCAGCAGGAGCAGCAGGGCGTGCACCGAGGGGCCGCCGTTGCGGAGCTGGAGCGAGTCGGTGTAGCCGAAGAGGCCGGCGCCCATGGCGAGGCCGCCGGGCCGCCAGTTGCCGAAGATCATCGCGGCGAGGCCGATGTAGCCGCGCCCGCCGGTCTGGCCCTCGTTGTAGATGTGCGAGGGGACCATCGAGATGAAGACGCCGCCGAGACCGGCCAGCGCACCGGAGATGATCACCGCGATGTACTTGTAGCGGTAGACATTGACGCCGAGCGACTCGGCGGCCGTCGGGTTCTCGCCGCAGGAGCGCAGCCGCAGGCCGAACGGGGTCTTCCAGAGGATGAAGAAGGTGGCGATCAGCAGCGCCACCGCCAGCAGGGTCAGCAGCGACACATCGGTGGTCAGGCCGCCCAGGATGCCGGCGACGTCGGAGACCAGGAACCAGTGGTGTGCGGCGAGCTTGTCCAGCCAGTCGGAGAGCCCTGGAAGGCTGACGGTGGAGATGTCACCGATCGGCGGGGACTGCTTGGGGCTGCCGGCCGGCTTGTCGGCGAAGAACAGCTTGGCGAGGTACTGGGTGGCACCCAGCGCCAGGATGTTGATGGCGACACCGGAGACGATGTGGTCCACGCCGATGGTGATGGTGACGAAGGCGTGGATCAGGCCGCCCAGCGCACCGCCGGCCATACCGGCCGCGACGCCCACCCAGGGGCTGGTCTGCCAGCCCGCCCAGGCACCGAAGAAGGTGCCGAGGATCATCATGCCTTCGAGGCCGATGTTGACCACGCCGGCCCGCTCGGCCCAGAGGCCGCCGAGTCCGGCCAGGCCGATGGGGACGGCCATGGTCAGCGCACCGGCGACCTGGCCGGCGGAGGTGACGTCCTGGGCGCCGGTGATCGCCCGTACGGCGGAGACCGCGATCAGGGCGCCGGCGACGATCAGCAGGACCATCGGGAGGGAGAGTCGGCGGCGGCCGGCTCGGCGGGCCGTGGGACCGGCGCCGCTGGTGCCGCCGAGGTCCTTGGCGGCCTTTTCGCTCGTGGGGCTCGGGGCGCTCACGCCGCCACCTCCTGGATCTTGGGCTGGGTGGCCTGGGCGGCGAGTTCGGCGCCGACCCTGCTCTGCTGGCGGCGCAGCCCGTAGCGGCGCACCAGTTCATAGGCGACGACCACGGCCAGGACGATGACGCCCTGGATGACGCCGGCGATCTCCTTGTCGAAGCCCTCGAACTCCAGGTGGCCGGTGACGCGCTCGATGTACGCCCAGAGCAGGGCGCCGATGGCCACACCGATCGGGTGGTTGCGGCCGAGCAGGGCGACCGAGATGCCGGTGAAGCCGATACCGGCCGGGAAGCCCAGGCTGTACTGGTACGAGTCGCTGAGCAGCTGCGGCATGCCGACCAGGCCGGCCACGGCGCCGGAGATCAGCATGGCGGTGACGACCATCCGCTTGACGTTGACGCCGCTGGCCACGGCCGCGCTGTCGGAGCCGCCCGCCGTGCGCAGGTCGAAGCCGAAGCGGGTCCGGGAGAGGCCCCACCAGAAGGCGATGCCGGCGATGACAGCCACGATGACGAAGCCGTAGAGGGCGCCGCCCTTGGTGTCGATGGTGAAGAAGTGGCCGGACTCCGGGATCAGCTTGGTGGAGACATTGCCGGAGGCGTCCAGGTTGGCCAGCCTGCTGGGGTTGAGCAGGTAGGAGATCACATAGGTGGCGATGGCGTTGAGCATGATGGTCGCGATGACCTCGCTCACGCCTCGGGTGGTCTTCAGCAGTCCGGCGATGCCCGCCCACATGGCGCCGACCAGCATGGCGACCAGGATGATCACCAGGATGTGCAGCACCGAGGGCAGCTGGAGCTGGGCGCCGACCACGGCGGCGAAGAAGGCGGCCATACGGTACTGGCCGTCCACGCCGATGTTGAAGAGGTTCATCCGGAAGCCGATGGCGACCGCGAGACCGGCGAGGTAGTAGGTGGTCGCCTTGTTGAGGATGGCGACCTGGCTGTCGGCCTTGGAGCCGTAGTCCAGCATCGAGCTGAACGCGGTGAAGGGGTCCTTGCCGGAGGCGAGCAGCACCAGGGAGGTGATGATCAGGGCTGCCACCACGGCGAGCACGGGGGCCGCCAGGCCGAGGAGCAGCCGCTCCCCGTCGATCTTCTTCAGGAGTTTGTTCATCGGGTCACTCCCCCGCCTGCTCGGCGGCGCGCGGCTCGTCCGAGGTGCTCGCGCTGTCGGTGGTGCTCGCGCTATCGGTGGTACCGCTGCCTGCGTCTGCCGGGCTCGCCAGGCTGCCACTGGCCGCGCCGGTCATGGCGGAGCCAAGCTCCTCCGGGGTGACGGTGGCCGGGTCGACGTCGGCGACCAGCCGGCCCCGGTACATCACCCGCAGGGTGTCGGAGAGGCCGATCAGCTCGTCCAGGTCGGCGGAGATCAGCAGCACCGCCAGGCCCTCGCGGCGGGCCTGCCGGATGTGGTCCCAGATCTGGGCCTGGGCGCCGACGTCCACGCCCCGGGTGGGGTGCGCGGCGATCAGCAGCTTGGGGTGGTGGCTCATCTCGCGGCCGACGATCAGCTTCTGCTGGTTGCCGCCGGAGAGCGAGGAGGCGGTGACGTCGATGCCGGGGGTGCGCACGTCGTACTCGGCGACGATCCGCTCGGTGTCCTTGCGGGCGGCGGCCGGGTTGAGGATGCCGCGCCGGCTGTTGGGCTCCTCGGTGACATGGCCGAGGATGCGGTTCTCCCAGAGCGGGGCCTCCAGCAGCAGCGCGTGGCGGTGCCGGTCCTCGGGGATGTAGCCGATGCCGGCCTCGCGGCGGGCGCGGGTGAGCAGGCCGGTGATGTCGCTGCCGTCCAGGGTGACGACCCCGGCGTCGGGCTTGCGCATCCCCATGATGGCCTCGACCAGTTCGGCCTGGCCGTTGCCCTCCACCCCGGCTATGCCGAGGATCTCGCCCTTGTGGATGGTGAAGCCGATGCCGTCCAGCACCGTGCGCTCGACGCCGTCCGGGTCGGTCTCGCAGAGCCGCAGGCCGTCGACGGTGAGCAGCGGCACCTCGGTGACGGTGGACTCGCGGGTCTCCGGGGAGGGCAGTTCGCTGCCGACCATCAGCTCGGCCAGCCGGCGGGCGTTGACCTCGTGCGGGTCGACGCTGGCGACGGTGGTGCCGCGCCGGATGACGGTGATCGCGTCGGCGACGGAGAGCACCTCGTCCAGCTTGTGCGAGATGAAGATGACGGTGAGGCCCTCGGACTTGAGCTCGCGCAGGTTGCCGAAGAGCGCGTCGACCTCCTGCGGCACCAGGACGGCGGTGGGCTCGTCCAGGATGAGGATGCGGGCGCCTCGGTAGAGGACCTTGAGGATCTCGATGCGCTGGCGGTCGGCGACGCCGAGGTGCTCGACCAGGGCGTCGGGGCGGACGTCCAGGCCGTAAGCGTCGGAGATTTCCTTGATCCGGGCGCGCGCCCGGCCGCCGATGCCGTGCAGCTTCTCGGCGCCGAGGACGACGTTCTCCAGCACGGTGAGGTTGTCGGCCAGCATGAAGTGCTGGTGCACCATGCCGATGCCGCGTGCGATGGCGTCGGCCGGGGTGTGCAGCTCGGCGCGCTCGCCGTCGACGGTGATGGTGCCCTCGTCGGGACGCTGCATCCCGTAGAGGATCTTCATCAGGGTGGACTTGCCGGCGCCGTTCTCACCCACCAGGGCGTGCACGGTGCCACGGCGGACGGTGATGTCGATGTCGTGGTTGGCCACGACGCCGGGGAACCTCTTGGTGATGCCGCGCAGTTCGACGGCGGCCGGCTCGGTCCCTGCGCCGGTCGGTGGTTCGCCCGCGTGGGCGCTCGGAGCAGTGATGGCGCACTCCTGATGGGGCTCTGGCATCCGCCCCGAGCGGGTACGAGGCAGGGCTCGGACGGTGCGGGTGGGGGTCATTGCCTGGACGGAAAAGGGCCCGCCGCGCTGAGCGCGTTCGGCGGGCCCCTCTTCCGTCGGGTCGGATCCTGCCCGCGGGGGGCAGGGGCCGGGGTACTACTTGACGGTCGTCGGCGGCGTGACCTTGCCGTCGATGATCGCCTTCTTGGCCTCCTCGACCTTGGCGACCAGCGCCGCGTCGCCGCTGAACGCCGGGTTGGACGTGGAGTAGCCCACACCGTTGTTCTTGAGGTCGAAGGTCACGGTGCCCGTCTTCAGCGAGCCGTCCTTGAACGACTTGATGTAGTCGAGGACCGAGACGTCCACGTTCTTGAGCGCGGAGGTGAGGATCGCGTCCTTGTTCTTCGCCAGCGCGTCCTGCTTGTACTGGTCGGAGTCGACGCCGATGGCCCACGCCTTCTTGGCGGCGGCCGCCTCGATCGCGCCGTTGCCGGAGCTGCCGGCCGCGGCGTAGATCACGTCGATGCCCTTGTCCAGCATGCCCTGTGCGGCGGCCTTGCCCAGGTCGGGCGAGGTGAAGCCCTTGGAGTCCGGCGGCTGGGACAGGTACTGGGCGGTCACCTTGGCGCTGGGGTCGGTCGCCTTGACGCCCGCGGTGAAGCCCGCCTCGAACTTGTTGATCAGAGGCACATTGACGCCGCCGATGAAGCCGACCTTGTGGGTCTTGGACTTCACCGCCGCAGCCACGCCCGCCAGGTAGGAGCTCTGCTCCTCGGTGAAGACGAGGTTGGTGACGTTCGGAGCGTCCACGGTGGAGTCGACGATCGCGAACTTGGTGTTCGGGTACTGCTTGGCGACCTTGTCCAGCGGACCGGCGTAGATGTAGCCGATGGCGATGATCGGGTTGTAGCCCGCCTCCGCCAGGTCCTTCAGCCGCTGGGTCTTGTCGGCGTCGGTCTCGTTGGCGCCGGCGGACAGCTCCTTGACCTGGGCGCCGAGCTCCTGCTTGGCCTGGTCCAGGCCACGCGCAGCGGAGTCGTTGAACGACTGGTCGCCGCGGCCGCCGATGTCGTAGGCCATGCCGACCTTGAGGCCGCTGCTGCCCGAACCAGCGGAGGCAGAGCTGCTGGCGCCGCTCTTGGTACCGCTGTCCGAGGTGCTGCCGCAGGCGGCGAGCGAGGCAATGCCCAGCGAACCGCTGAGCACGACCGCGGCGAGTTTGGTTACTCGGCGCAAGGGAGTTTCTCCTTCCGACACGCACCTGTCTGGCGTGATCGAACGCCACCGTAACGCGCGTAGAACACGGTTGTGTTACGGCTCCGCCAGTGGGAGCGGTTGTTACCAAACCGTGGCGAGTGCAAGAGGACAAACGGGGGCCGAACGGACTTCAGACCGCCCGTTCGGCCCCATATGTCACGGAACATTCCTACTACAGTACGCGCGCATGCTCCAGTGCCAGGGAGCAGAACAGTTCCACCCCGACGCCGATCGCGCGCTCGTCCACATCGAAGGTGCCCTGGTGGAGGTCGCGTGTCCCGGACTCCTCCGGACCGCGCACCCCCAGCCGGGCCAGCGCGCCGGGGATCTTCTCCAGATACCAGGCGAAGTCCTCGCCGCCGAGGCTCTGCTCGGTGTCCTCGACCACGGTGCGACGCGGATGGCCGAAGCGGGCATGCATCGCCGCGTCCAACTGCGCGATCGACTCCGCCTCGTTGACCACCGGCGGCACCCCTCGGTGGTAGGTCAGCTCCCACTTGGCACGGTGGGTCTCCGCGATCCGCGCGATCAGCTCGTGCAGCAGCTCCGGAGCCTCCCGCCAACCGGCCAGCTCCAGGCAGCGGACGGTGCCCTCCAACTCGGCGTGCTGCGGGATGACATTGGCCGCCGAGCCGGAGGCGATCCGGCCCCAGACCAGGCTCACCCCCCAGCGCGGGTCCACCCGACGGCCGAAAGCACCCGGAAGGTCGGCGGCCATCCGGGCGACCGCGGTGACCAGATCGGTGGTCAGATGCGGGCGGGCGGTGTGCCCGCCGGGCCCGTCAAGCGCGAGTACCAGCCGGTCGCAGGCGGAGGTGATCGCCCCCACCCGCAGGCCGATCCGGCCCACCTCGACCTTGGGGTCGCAGTGCACCGCGAACATCCGGCCGACGTTCTCCAGACCGCCCGCCTTGATCACATCCAGTGCGCCGCCCGGCATGACCTCCTCGGCGGGCTGGAAGACCAGCCGCACCGGCTGCCGCAGCCGCCCGGCGTCCGCAGCCTCGGCCAGCACCAGGCCGGTGCCCAGCGCCACGGCGGTGTGCACATCGTGGCCGCAGGCGTGGGCCCGGCCGGGGATGGTGGAGCGGTACGGGACATCGGTCTTGGCGTCGTCGATCGGCAGTGCGTCGATGTCCGCCCGGAAGGCCAGCAGCGGTTCGCCGGCGGGGGCCCCGGCGGGCACGATGTCGCAGATCAGACCGGTACCGGCGGGAAGGACGCGGGGGGCGAGGCCCGCCCGCTCCAGCCGCTCCTTGAGCAGCGCGGTGGTACGGAACTCCTCGCGGCCGAGCTCGGGGTGCATATGCACATCGCGGCGGAAGGCGACCAGCTCAGCCGTGTGCGCGCGGACCCGGGCCCGGAGGAGGTCGGCGCCGGGAAGATCGGCGCCAGGTACAGGATCCGCGGCGGGGTCGTCCGGGTCCTGATCGAGGGGGGAGGCGACACTCCCGGGCGTTGGGTGGTTCACCTCAACTAGGTTACGACCGATCGGCCTGTTCAGCCGGTGATCGCGAGAAGTTCCAGCCACCGGAGCGGAGAAACTCCCCCTCCCGGCGCATGTTGAGCTGGGATGTGGGTATGCCATGTGGTTTGTGCCACCTCGGGCCGGTCGGTCATGGCACGGCAAAGCTTCCCCCTCATCCCTTGAGACTCGCTTGGCGTTGCATATACACATCAATGCGCACCGCCAGTCGCACTCCTGCCCTTTGTGCGACCGCCAGTCCCATCGACCGAACTGGGGGAACCCTCGTGCCACAAGCTGCCCGCAGGCGGCTCTCCCGCATATCCGTGGCGGTATCCGCCTCGGCCCTGCTCGCGGGATCGCTCGCCCTCGCGGTCCCCGCGAGCGCCACCACCCCGGCCGCCGACCCGACCGGCGCGGCCAGGACACTCACCGGCACCCACCCGGCCTGGGCCACCGCCTCGGCCGACCGGGGCGCCGCTCCCGACAGCGCCACCGCCACCACCCGCGTCTACCTGGCCGGCCAGGACGCCGAGGGGCTGGCCGCATACGCCCGCTCCGTCTCGGACCCGGCGTCGTCGCAGTACGGCCGGTACCTCACGCCCGCCCAGGCGCAGGCCCGCTTCGGCTCCTCCGCCGCCCAGGCGTCGGCGGTGCGGAACTGGCTGGCCGGCAGCGGCCTGAGGGTCGGCCGCACCACCGACCACTACATCGAGGCCACCGGCACCACCGCCGCCCTGGAGCGGGCCTTCGGCACCAGCATCCACACCTACCGCACCAGCCAGGGCACCCACCGCGCCCCGGCCGCCGACGCGGTCGTCCCGGCCTCGGTCGCCGACGCGGTGCTCGGCGTCACCGGCCTCAGCGACGTGGTGCGCAAGGCCAGCTCGCGCGCGGTCCCGGTGGACCGCGGCAGGAGGCCGGCCTCCGCCTTCGCCGCCGCCACCGCGCCGGACAAGGCCCCGCCGACCCTGCCGACCGAGCCCATCTGCTCGGAGAGCTACGGCCAGATCACCGCGTACGGCGCACCCAAGGGGTACGAGAAGGACGAGCCGTTCGCGCCCTGCTCGTACGCGCCCAAGCAGCTGCGCGAGGCGTACGGCGTCACCAGCAGCGGGCTGACCGGCAAGGGCGCCCGGGTCGCGGTGATCGACGCCTATGGGCTGTCGACCATGGAGAGGGACGCCAACCGGTTCGCCGTCGCGCACGGCGACAAGGCGTTCCGCAAGGGCCAGTACACCGAGTATGTGACGCCCGGTCAGTGGCGGTACGAGGACGAGTGCGGCGGCGCCGACGGCTGGGCCGGCGAGGAGGCGCTGGACGTGGAGATGGTCCACGGCCTGGCGCCGGACGCCCAGGTGGTCTACGTCGGCGGCAACTCCTGCTCCGACGACGACCTGTACGACGCCATGGCGAAGGTCGTCGACGAGCACCTGGCCGATGTGGTCAGCAACTCGTGGGGCGAGATCATGCACTCCACCGAGGGCGACATCGACCCGGCCGTGGTCAGGGCCGACGAGCACATCCTGATGCTGGGCGCCGTGGAGGGCATCGGCTTCAACTTCTCCAGCGGTGACTGCGGCAACGACGCGCCGGCCGCGGCCGCCACCGGGGCCAACTGCGACCCGACCACCTCCCGGGCGCAGACCGAGTGGCCGGCCTCCTCGGTCTGGGCCACCGCCGTCGGCGGCACCGCGCTGGGCATCTCCTCCAAGAGCGGCCGGTACGGCTTCGAGACCAACATGGGCGACCTGCGCTCGGTCCTCTCCGACGACCAGAAGAGCTGGAACCCCTACCCGGGCCGGTTCTACTTCGGCGGCGGCGGCGGGACCAGCGAGGACTTCGCCCAGCCGTGGTA is part of the Peterkaempfera bronchialis genome and encodes:
- a CDS encoding cytidine deaminase; this encodes MTTRQDIDWEALRAAARGAMGHAYVPYSSYPVGAAALVDDGRTVTGCNVENASYGLGLCAECGLVSALQLSGGGRLVAFSCCDGKGDRLVPCGRCRQLLYEHGGPELLVDLPSGIRPMSEVLPDAFGPEHLSGR
- a CDS encoding ABC transporter permease — protein: MSAPSPTSEKAAKDLGGTSGAGPTARRAGRRRLSLPMVLLIVAGALIAVSAVRAITGAQDVTSAGQVAGALTMAVPIGLAGLGGLWAERAGVVNIGLEGMMILGTFFGAWAGWQTSPWVGVAAGMAGGALGGLIHAFVTITIGVDHIVSGVAINILALGATQYLAKLFFADKPAGSPKQSPPIGDISTVSLPGLSDWLDKLAAHHWFLVSDVAGILGGLTTDVSLLTLLAVALLIATFFILWKTPFGLRLRSCGENPTAAESLGVNVYRYKYIAVIISGALAGLGGVFISMVPSHIYNEGQTGGRGYIGLAAMIFGNWRPGGLAMGAGLFGYTDSLQLRNGGPSVHALLLLLAVLLVLMAAWRAYKRQWIAASVSAFFAVALFVWYAMTDTVPIEFVGATPYVATLLVLSLASQRLRMPKADGAIYRRGQGK
- a CDS encoding ABC transporter permease, coding for MNKLLKKIDGERLLLGLAAPVLAVVAALIITSLVLLASGKDPFTAFSSMLDYGSKADSQVAILNKATTYYLAGLAVAIGFRMNLFNIGVDGQYRMAAFFAAVVGAQLQLPSVLHILVIILVAMLVGAMWAGIAGLLKTTRGVSEVIATIMLNAIATYVISYLLNPSRLANLDASGNVSTKLIPESGHFFTIDTKGGALYGFVIVAVIAGIAFWWGLSRTRFGFDLRTAGGSDSAAVASGVNVKRMVVTAMLISGAVAGLVGMPQLLSDSYQYSLGFPAGIGFTGISVALLGRNHPIGVAIGALLWAYIERVTGHLEFEGFDKEIAGVIQGVIVLAVVVAYELVRRYGLRRQQSRVGAELAAQATQPKIQEVAA
- a CDS encoding ABC transporter ATP-binding protein; protein product: MPEPHQECAITAPSAHAGEPPTGAGTEPAAVELRGITKRFPGVVANHDIDITVRRGTVHALVGENGAGKSTLMKILYGMQRPDEGTITVDGERAELHTPADAIARGIGMVHQHFMLADNLTVLENVVLGAEKLHGIGGRARARIKEISDAYGLDVRPDALVEHLGVADRQRIEILKVLYRGARILILDEPTAVLVPQEVDALFGNLRELKSEGLTVIFISHKLDEVLSVADAITVIRRGTTVASVDPHEVNARRLAELMVGSELPSPETRESTVTEVPLLTVDGLRLCETDPDGVERTVLDGIGFTIHKGEILGIAGVEGNGQAELVEAIMGMRKPDAGVVTLDGSDITGLLTRARREAGIGYIPEDRHRHALLLEAPLWENRILGHVTEEPNSRRGILNPAAARKDTERIVAEYDVRTPGIDVTASSLSGGNQQKLIVGREMSHHPKLLIAAHPTRGVDVGAQAQIWDHIRQARREGLAVLLISADLDELIGLSDTLRVMYRGRLVADVDPATVTPEELGSAMTGAASGSLASPADAGSGTTDSASTTDSASTSDEPRAAEQAGE
- a CDS encoding BMP family lipoprotein; amino-acid sequence: MRRVTKLAAVVLSGSLGIASLAACGSTSDSGTKSGASSSASAGSGSSGLKVGMAYDIGGRGDQSFNDSAARGLDQAKQELGAQVKELSAGANETDADKTQRLKDLAEAGYNPIIAIGYIYAGPLDKVAKQYPNTKFAIVDSTVDAPNVTNLVFTEEQSSYLAGVAAAVKSKTHKVGFIGGVNVPLINKFEAGFTAGVKATDPSAKVTAQYLSQPPDSKGFTSPDLGKAAAQGMLDKGIDVIYAAAGSSGNGAIEAAAAKKAWAIGVDSDQYKQDALAKNKDAILTSALKNVDVSVLDYIKSFKDGSLKTGTVTFDLKNNGVGYSTSNPAFSGDAALVAKVEEAKKAIIDGKVTPPTTVK
- a CDS encoding amidohydrolase, with the protein product MNHPTPGSVASPLDQDPDDPAADPVPGADLPGADLLRARVRAHTAELVAFRRDVHMHPELGREEFRTTALLKERLERAGLAPRVLPAGTGLICDIVPAGAPAGEPLLAFRADIDALPIDDAKTDVPYRSTIPGRAHACGHDVHTAVALGTGLVLAEAADAGRLRQPVRLVFQPAEEVMPGGALDVIKAGGLENVGRMFAVHCDPKVEVGRIGLRVGAITSACDRLVLALDGPGGHTARPHLTTDLVTAVARMAADLPGAFGRRVDPRWGVSLVWGRIASGSAANVIPQHAELEGTVRCLELAGWREAPELLHELIARIAETHRAKWELTYHRGVPPVVNEAESIAQLDAAMHARFGHPRRTVVEDTEQSLGGEDFAWYLEKIPGALARLGVRGPEESGTRDLHQGTFDVDERAIGVGVELFCSLALEHARVL
- a CDS encoding S53 family peptidase; this translates as MAVSASALLAGSLALAVPASATTPAADPTGAARTLTGTHPAWATASADRGAAPDSATATTRVYLAGQDAEGLAAYARSVSDPASSQYGRYLTPAQAQARFGSSAAQASAVRNWLAGSGLRVGRTTDHYIEATGTTAALERAFGTSIHTYRTSQGTHRAPAADAVVPASVADAVLGVTGLSDVVRKASSRAVPVDRGRRPASAFAAATAPDKAPPTLPTEPICSESYGQITAYGAPKGYEKDEPFAPCSYAPKQLREAYGVTSSGLTGKGARVAVIDAYGLSTMERDANRFAVAHGDKAFRKGQYTEYVTPGQWRYEDECGGADGWAGEEALDVEMVHGLAPDAQVVYVGGNSCSDDDLYDAMAKVVDEHLADVVSNSWGEIMHSTEGDIDPAVVRADEHILMLGAVEGIGFNFSSGDCGNDAPAAAATGANCDPTTSRAQTEWPASSVWATAVGGTALGISSKSGRYGFETNMGDLRSVLSDDQKSWNPYPGRFYFGGGGGTSEDFAQPWYQRGVVPTSVSTTLMNGSRAARPMRTIPDIAMNGDLVTSVLVGFTDGGEYSEGGYGGTSVSAPEYAGLLADAIQARHGRAIGFANPGIYDRAGTSAYNDVNDAKVNVKLGNVLDLGVVDGSLRVRLYKIGQDYGLKATRGYDTATGVGSPARDYLRSYQNGR